One genomic window of Longimicrobium sp. includes the following:
- a CDS encoding NAD-dependent epimerase/dehydratase family protein, with product MNDTVLITGGAGFIGSHTADALLREGYAVRVLDTLDPQVHGPARERPAYLDPQVELVVGDVRDPDLVERCARGARFVYHFASLTGVTQSMYDVRNYVDVNVTGTAALWDVIVNRRLDVEKVVLSSSRAVYGEGSGFCRACDREVHPLPRQAAQLERGDWEVKCPACGADVQAAPVREDKPPQPLSIYAETKVAQERISRCMAAAHGVGVAVLRYFNVYGPRQALGNPYTGIAPTFCSRVRAGETVCLYEDGRPLRDFVHVSDVVQANLRALAWNGADGAFNVGSGDPRTIEEIARAICARMGAEPRMEVTGQYRAGDIRGCYADLEASRRDLGYVPAIRLEQGIADLVDWVLLQDGVQGKYEEALQTLESKGLVRRAAAAAPALA from the coding sequence ATGAACGACACGGTCCTCATCACAGGCGGCGCCGGCTTCATCGGCTCCCACACCGCCGACGCGCTCCTGCGCGAAGGGTACGCGGTGCGCGTGCTGGACACGCTGGACCCGCAGGTGCACGGGCCCGCGCGGGAGCGGCCGGCCTACCTGGACCCCCAGGTGGAGCTCGTCGTGGGCGACGTCCGTGACCCGGACCTGGTGGAGCGGTGCGCGCGCGGGGCCCGCTTCGTCTACCACTTCGCCTCGCTCACCGGCGTCACGCAGTCCATGTACGACGTGCGCAACTACGTGGACGTGAACGTCACGGGCACCGCGGCGCTGTGGGACGTGATCGTCAACCGCCGGCTGGACGTGGAAAAGGTGGTGCTGTCGTCGTCGCGCGCCGTGTACGGCGAGGGCAGCGGGTTCTGCCGCGCCTGCGACCGCGAGGTGCACCCCCTTCCCCGCCAGGCCGCGCAGCTGGAGCGCGGCGACTGGGAGGTGAAGTGCCCGGCCTGCGGCGCCGACGTGCAGGCCGCGCCGGTGCGCGAAGACAAGCCGCCGCAGCCGCTCTCCATCTACGCCGAGACCAAGGTGGCGCAGGAGCGCATCTCCCGCTGCATGGCCGCGGCGCACGGCGTGGGCGTGGCCGTGCTGCGCTACTTCAACGTCTACGGGCCGCGCCAGGCACTGGGAAACCCCTACACGGGCATCGCCCCCACCTTCTGCTCCCGCGTGCGCGCGGGGGAGACGGTGTGCCTGTACGAGGACGGGCGTCCGCTGCGCGACTTCGTGCACGTGAGCGACGTGGTGCAGGCCAACCTGCGTGCCCTGGCCTGGAACGGCGCCGACGGGGCCTTCAACGTGGGCTCGGGCGATCCCCGGACGATCGAGGAGATCGCCCGCGCCATCTGCGCGCGGATGGGGGCGGAGCCGCGGATGGAGGTCACCGGGCAGTACCGCGCGGGCGACATCCGCGGCTGCTACGCCGACCTGGAGGCGTCCCGCCGCGACCTGGGGTACGTCCCCGCCATCCGCCTGGAGCAGGGGATCGCCGACCTGGTGGACTGGGTGCTCCTGCAGGACGGCGTGCAGGGAAAGTACGAGGAGGCGCTCCAGACGCTGGAAAGCAAGGGGCTGGTGCGCCGGGCCGCCGCCGCGGCCCCGGCGCTCGCCTGA